In Candidatus Abyssobacteria bacterium SURF_5, one genomic interval encodes:
- a CDS encoding M28 family peptidase, whose protein sequence is MLFCLMSRESKWADCLPGSISFPPPSMSKLGKTMNVSEYLEQLTRWPHRGSTTEYERQAAEYLHKCMEEMGLETRLEHFVSHTSFSWIYLIIYGGFLLGGAFGWNHPFFGLLVCCLMFALFYGECTSLWKGLAGILPKRPSQNVLGVLPNEKARKKVVLVAHYDTSKSGLNFHPSAVGSFRRSFLLSIFIMALLIEVLVIRFFEGEGTLLYVLWLISLVYLLSPVILLLHREMFGQYVQGAADNASGVASMLAVAKKLSEKSPAHLEVWCLATGCEEVNLVGMAAFLRAHQYELNPETTYFLNFDNLGSGSLRYITAEGVLRVFPSACELVAIADRLSQREQFSGVRPYVYKRATLDALVASSRGYKTMSLMALNENDEIVHWHWPSDILENVDVSVAEKAAAFAHAVLAELDIHVEANQRGEGDGRST, encoded by the coding sequence ATGTTGTTCTGCTTGATGTCGAGGGAGAGCAAGTGGGCAGATTGCCTGCCCGGTTCGATATCGTTCCCGCCGCCATCAATGTCAAAATTGGGGAAGACCATGAACGTCTCCGAATATCTTGAGCAGCTTACAAGATGGCCGCATCGCGGCTCGACGACCGAATACGAGCGGCAGGCCGCCGAGTACCTTCACAAATGCATGGAGGAGATGGGCCTGGAAACGCGGCTCGAACACTTTGTTTCGCATACCTCGTTTTCCTGGATTTATTTGATCATCTATGGCGGGTTCCTTTTGGGGGGCGCCTTCGGGTGGAATCATCCTTTTTTTGGACTTCTCGTATGCTGCCTGATGTTTGCGCTGTTTTACGGAGAATGCACTTCCTTGTGGAAAGGACTTGCCGGTATCTTACCGAAGCGGCCTTCGCAGAATGTGCTTGGCGTACTTCCCAATGAGAAGGCCCGAAAAAAGGTTGTGCTGGTGGCGCATTATGACACCTCAAAAAGCGGTCTTAACTTTCATCCTTCGGCCGTCGGCTCTTTCCGGCGCTCGTTTCTCCTGTCCATCTTTATCATGGCGCTCCTCATCGAGGTTCTGGTCATCCGCTTCTTCGAAGGCGAGGGAACTCTGCTGTACGTATTGTGGCTGATCTCCCTCGTTTATCTGCTCTCGCCGGTCATCCTTCTGCTTCACCGGGAAATGTTCGGGCAGTACGTGCAGGGCGCCGCCGATAACGCCTCGGGCGTTGCGTCGATGCTTGCCGTGGCGAAAAAGCTGTCCGAAAAGTCGCCCGCGCATCTCGAAGTCTGGTGCTTGGCGACCGGGTGCGAAGAGGTCAATCTGGTGGGGATGGCTGCCTTTCTGCGCGCCCATCAGTACGAGCTGAATCCGGAGACGACATATTTCCTGAATTTCGATAATTTGGGGTCGGGCTCGCTCCGCTACATCACCGCCGAAGGCGTGCTCCGCGTTTTTCCCTCGGCGTGTGAGCTTGTCGCCATTGCGGACAGGCTGTCGCAGCGAGAACAATTTTCCGGCGTGCGTCCCTACGTGTATAAGCGCGCGACGCTCGATGCGCTGGTCGCATCGAGCCGCGGGTACAAGACGATGAGCCTCATGGCTCTGAATGAAAATGACGAGATCGTACATTGGCATTGGCCGAGCGACATCCTGGAGAACGTAGATGTCTCGGTCGCCGAAAAAGCCGCCGCCTTTGCTCACGCCGTTCTTGCGGAACTTGATATTCATGTCGAAGCCAACCAGAGAGGTGAGGGAGATGGGAGATCAACTTAA
- a CDS encoding ribose-phosphate pyrophosphokinase: MGDQLKIFSGSAHPELAREICNIIEMPLGQMTIHKFSNDNIKVKIEENVRNADVFVVQPSTIPVNEGLVELLIIIDAIKHASASRITAVLPYYPYARSDKKDEPRISITARLVADLLETAGANRILTMDLHSPQIQGFCRIPADQLIALPILCDYFAGKMQNNYVVVAADAGGVKNSAGYAARLQQPLAIIDKRRFADDEKASVLNIVGDVRGKKAIIFDDEISTGGTLVEAVEELLAFGATEVSAGIVHPVLVGNAIKKLAGSKLKELVVTNTLPVPPEKKLDNITVLSVAPLFAEAIRRIHDGESVSALFR; encoded by the coding sequence ATGGGAGATCAACTTAAGATTTTTTCCGGCAGCGCACACCCCGAACTGGCCCGTGAGATTTGCAATATAATCGAGATGCCGCTTGGCCAGATGACAATCCATAAATTCTCGAATGACAACATAAAGGTCAAAATCGAAGAAAATGTGCGGAACGCCGATGTCTTCGTCGTTCAGCCCTCGACCATTCCGGTCAATGAGGGACTCGTGGAATTGTTGATCATCATCGACGCCATCAAGCACGCCTCCGCAAGCAGAATCACCGCTGTCCTCCCATATTATCCGTATGCGCGCTCGGACAAAAAGGATGAACCGCGCATCTCCATTACCGCGCGCCTGGTTGCCGATCTTCTGGAAACCGCGGGCGCAAACCGAATCCTGACGATGGACCTGCACTCTCCCCAGATCCAGGGATTCTGCCGGATTCCCGCCGATCAACTCATCGCGCTGCCTATTCTCTGCGACTACTTCGCCGGCAAAATGCAGAATAACTATGTCGTGGTCGCCGCTGACGCCGGCGGCGTGAAGAATAGCGCCGGGTATGCCGCGCGTCTGCAACAACCACTTGCCATTATCGACAAGCGGCGGTTCGCTGACGACGAGAAGGCGTCCGTTCTCAATATTGTGGGCGATGTCAGGGGAAAGAAGGCGATCATCTTTGATGACGAGATCAGCACGGGCGGCACCCTCGTTGAGGCGGTCGAGGAGCTACTGGCTTTTGGAGCGACCGAAGTGTCCGCCGGTATCGTCCATCCCGTCCTCGTAGGCAACGCCATCAAGAAGCTCGCAGGCTCGAAGCTGAAGGAACTCGTCGTCACCAATACGCTTCCTGTGCCGCCTGAAAAGAAATTGGACAATATCACCGTGCTTTCCGTCGCCCCGCTGTTCGCGGAGGCAATCAGGCGGATTCATGACGGCGAGTCCGTAAGCGCGCTGTTCCGCTAA
- a CDS encoding alcohol dehydrogenase — translation MRALVFDEDLQFVKDYPAPVRKRGESLIRVSYAGICNTDLEISKGYMAYRGVLGHEFVGIVEETDTPGLAGKRVVGEINIACGECDFCRAHIKTHCPNRTVLGISGRDGAMADYVVLPDENLHEAPPGVSDEAAVFVEPLAAAFEILSQINIRPGRRVLVLGDGKLGLLVAQVINTTGADCRLIGRSPGKLALARRLAIATADLQSLHPQAADIVIDCTGSPEGLPLALRLVKPRGTVVVKTTVAAQYQIDLAPVVIHEIMVMGSRCGPFRPALSALASGTVRVKELITGVFPLEDALAAFKRALEPGALKILLRT, via the coding sequence ATGAGAGCCCTTGTCTTTGACGAAGACCTCCAGTTCGTGAAGGATTATCCTGCGCCTGTCCGCAAGCGCGGGGAATCGTTGATCCGCGTGAGCTATGCCGGCATCTGCAATACCGACCTCGAAATCTCGAAAGGATACATGGCTTATCGCGGCGTGCTCGGACATGAATTTGTCGGCATCGTCGAGGAAACGGATACTCCGGGTTTGGCCGGAAAAAGAGTGGTTGGCGAAATCAACATCGCGTGCGGCGAATGCGACTTCTGCCGGGCCCATATCAAAACCCACTGCCCCAACCGAACCGTCCTTGGTATCTCCGGCCGAGACGGCGCGATGGCTGATTACGTTGTGCTCCCTGATGAGAACCTGCATGAGGCGCCCCCGGGTGTGAGTGACGAGGCCGCGGTCTTTGTCGAGCCGCTTGCGGCCGCGTTCGAAATCTTATCGCAGATAAATATTCGACCCGGCCGGCGGGTCCTTGTGCTCGGCGACGGCAAATTAGGGCTGCTCGTGGCGCAGGTGATAAATACAACCGGAGCGGATTGCCGATTGATCGGACGCTCGCCGGGCAAACTGGCGCTTGCGCGGCGCCTTGCAATCGCCACGGCCGATCTCCAGAGCCTTCATCCCCAGGCGGCGGATATTGTCATCGATTGCACCGGATCACCGGAGGGCCTGCCGCTGGCGCTTCGCCTCGTCAAGCCGAGGGGAACCGTGGTCGTCAAAACCACGGTGGCCGCTCAATATCAAATAGACCTTGCGCCCGTTGTTATTCATGAGATAATGGTAATGGGCTCGCGGTGCGGCCCATTTCGGCCGGCTCTTTCGGCGCTCGCGTCGGGAACCGTCCGCGTGAAAGAATTGATCACCGGCGTCTTTCCTCTCGAGGATGCTCTCGCGGCATTCAAGCGGGCTCTCGAGCCGGGCGCACTGAAAATCCTCCTGAGAACCTGA
- a CDS encoding TldD/PmbA family protein produces the protein MTESIQHIAMNKARLAGADYADVRIVDLLKESILVKNGRVESAHRSQSSGFGVRVLLRGAWGFSSSNRMSAADAVRVTEEAVAIAHASQKAQRKRIELSPAESAKDFWATPVKIDPFTVSLEQKLALLDQAVSLLKSVQGVNLAEGSMNFWKRKQLFANTEGSLIEQEIIHSGAGVSATSIRDGEIQVRSYPNSFRGQYRSGGYELVEEMGMVENAERIGSEAVALHSARQCPSGVMTVILDGSQLGLQIHESCGHPTELDRVLGSEINFAGTSFLTTDKLGHFRYGSELVNLVADATPATSPGGLGTFAYDDEGIPARRVYLVRDGIFSDYLSSRETAREIGSRSTGAMRAMSWSTIPLVRMTNVNLLPGDSSLDEMIAATDEGLFMSTNRSWSIDDKRLHFQFGTEIGWLIKNGKVVEMVKNPTYSGTTPSFWGSCTAIAGPKEWTIWGTPNCGKGQPQQIISTGHGASPARFDNVSVGVAYGR, from the coding sequence ATGACCGAATCGATCCAGCACATTGCTATGAACAAGGCCCGTCTGGCGGGGGCCGATTATGCTGATGTCCGGATTGTCGACCTGCTGAAAGAGTCGATCCTCGTAAAGAACGGGCGTGTTGAGTCGGCGCATAGGTCACAGTCATCCGGATTCGGCGTACGCGTTCTGCTCCGAGGCGCATGGGGGTTCTCCAGCAGCAACAGGATGTCCGCCGCCGATGCCGTGCGCGTGACGGAAGAGGCGGTAGCGATCGCCCATGCAAGTCAAAAGGCCCAGCGCAAGCGCATCGAATTGTCTCCGGCGGAAAGCGCCAAAGATTTCTGGGCCACCCCGGTAAAGATTGATCCATTCACAGTCTCCCTCGAACAGAAACTGGCGTTGCTGGATCAGGCCGTTTCGCTGCTGAAATCGGTTCAGGGCGTCAATCTTGCCGAGGGGTCAATGAATTTCTGGAAGCGCAAACAACTGTTCGCGAACACCGAGGGCAGCCTGATCGAGCAGGAGATCATCCATAGCGGCGCGGGCGTCAGCGCCACCTCGATTCGGGACGGCGAGATACAGGTTCGCTCGTATCCCAATTCATTCCGCGGACAGTATCGATCGGGCGGATACGAACTCGTCGAGGAAATGGGCATGGTGGAGAACGCCGAGCGGATCGGTTCCGAAGCGGTTGCGCTCCATTCGGCCAGACAATGCCCGTCCGGGGTAATGACCGTCATCCTCGACGGCTCGCAGCTCGGACTGCAAATCCATGAATCATGCGGCCATCCGACCGAACTCGACCGGGTGCTGGGGTCGGAGATAAATTTTGCCGGCACGAGTTTTCTTACCACTGATAAGCTTGGCCATTTCAGATACGGCTCGGAACTGGTCAATCTTGTGGCCGATGCGACGCCGGCGACGTCTCCCGGCGGATTGGGGACGTTTGCCTACGACGACGAAGGGATCCCCGCGCGGCGCGTATATCTGGTGCGCGACGGCATCTTCAGCGATTACCTGTCATCGCGCGAAACCGCCCGCGAAATCGGTTCGCGCTCAACGGGCGCGATGCGGGCGATGAGCTGGAGCACGATTCCGCTTGTGCGTATGACTAACGTCAACCTGTTGCCGGGTGATTCTTCGCTCGATGAAATGATTGCGGCCACCGACGAAGGCCTCTTTATGAGCACGAACAGGAGTTGGAGTATCGATGATAAGCGGCTTCACTTCCAGTTCGGAACCGAGATCGGGTGGTTGATCAAAAACGGAAAAGTGGTCGAGATGGTGAAGAACCCGACATACTCCGGAACAACCCCTTCCTTCTGGGGGAGTTGTACTGCAATCGCCGGCCCGAAAGAATGGACTATCTGGGGAACGCCCAACTGCGGAAAAGGACAGCCGCAGCAGATCATATCGACGGGCCACGGAGCTTCTCCCGCCCGCTTTGATAATGTCTCCGTCGGAGTCGCCTATGGCCGGTAA
- a CDS encoding TldD/PmbA family protein: protein MSPSESPMAGKRELDAHRKESAIEFLEDVLSLSEAAQTEVLLEADQGALTRFAGNQIHQNMCSNDCRLTIRAIEGEGAGHTSTNRFDSDSVKQALEWARQAARSGRVPARPADLPGSQQYAQIKNHFEKTARLSPDERAEMALRVIKKASAAGAEAAGAVSNSQETIAIANSSGLRAFHSFTNSNFTATISADGFTGWCDCTSADVTTLDVDERGKRALERALAARNTRKLEPGRYTVILEEAAVKEFLDFLAWLGFGAQAFEEGRSFMCGKIGTRITGENITIVDDAFHEEGSGIPFDFEGVPRQRVVLIENGIARAVVHDRASASRTGTSSTGHALPLEFTYGPLPLNLVMKAGDSDLEQMIRSVDRGLLITRFWYCRVVDPARTLLTGQTRDGTFLVENGEIACGVNDMRFNESVLEAFARADMISRSLRRVNSTLAPIMKISDFRFTETVGE from the coding sequence ATGTCTCCGTCGGAGTCGCCTATGGCCGGTAAAAGAGAGCTCGACGCCCATCGGAAGGAATCCGCCATCGAGTTCCTCGAAGACGTCTTGAGTCTTTCTGAAGCGGCTCAAACAGAAGTTTTGCTCGAGGCCGATCAGGGGGCGCTCACTCGCTTTGCCGGAAACCAGATTCACCAGAACATGTGCAGCAATGACTGCCGCTTGACAATCCGCGCCATCGAGGGCGAGGGAGCCGGCCACACTTCGACAAACCGGTTCGACTCGGATTCGGTTAAACAGGCGCTCGAATGGGCGCGACAAGCAGCCCGCTCCGGCAGGGTTCCCGCTCGCCCGGCCGATCTGCCCGGTTCTCAACAATACGCGCAGATCAAGAACCATTTCGAAAAGACAGCCCGATTGTCGCCGGACGAGCGAGCGGAGATGGCTCTGCGCGTGATTAAAAAAGCGTCCGCAGCCGGCGCAGAGGCGGCGGGGGCGGTCTCGAATTCACAGGAAACCATCGCCATCGCAAATTCCAGCGGTCTCCGCGCATTTCATAGCTTTACCAACTCCAATTTTACCGCCACGATCTCGGCGGACGGCTTCACCGGCTGGTGCGATTGCACGTCGGCCGATGTGACAACTCTCGATGTCGACGAGCGCGGCAAACGCGCGCTCGAGAGGGCGCTGGCCGCGCGGAATACTCGAAAACTCGAGCCGGGACGCTACACCGTCATCCTTGAGGAAGCTGCCGTAAAGGAATTCCTCGATTTTCTCGCATGGCTCGGCTTCGGCGCCCAGGCCTTCGAGGAAGGCCGCAGCTTCATGTGCGGAAAAATCGGGACAAGGATCACCGGTGAAAATATAACGATCGTCGACGACGCCTTCCATGAAGAGGGCTCAGGCATCCCGTTCGATTTTGAAGGCGTGCCAAGACAGCGGGTGGTTCTCATTGAGAACGGGATCGCGCGCGCGGTGGTGCACGATCGAGCCTCTGCCTCCAGAACGGGAACCTCCTCAACCGGCCACGCCCTGCCCCTCGAGTTCACGTATGGGCCGCTCCCCCTGAACCTCGTAATGAAGGCGGGAGACAGCGATCTCGAGCAGATGATCCGCTCGGTTGACCGCGGCCTGCTGATCACCCGATTCTGGTATTGCCGCGTCGTTGACCCCGCACGAACTCTTCTTACCGGCCAGACGCGCGACGGCACATTCCTTGTCGAGAACGGCGAGATCGCCTGCGGCGTCAACGATATGCGCTTCAACGAGAGCGTCCTCGAAGCCTTCGCGCGCGCCGACATGATCTCCCGAAGCCTTCGCCGCGTCAACTCGACCCTCGCTCCCATCATGAAAATCTCCGATTTCCGATTTACCGAAACAGTCGGAGAATAA
- a CDS encoding endonuclease V has protein sequence MLRVKQLHKWKVTYREAAAIQNSLRERIDFSPLRRSPKTVAGADVAYDKKTDVLFAAIVVIRLPSLEVIEETVVEGKTSFPYIPGLLSFREAPIVAKAFKQLTVSPDALICDGQGIAHPRGFGLASHLGVLLDIPSVGCAKSRLIGTYREPGPNRGNFTLLKREKSVSTDEITNSVYQPPETIGAVVRTRAGVKPVFVSVGHRIDLRGAIRLVLRCCNGCRIPEPTRRAHILVNTAKRTARPF, from the coding sequence ATGCTGCGCGTGAAACAACTCCACAAGTGGAAGGTCACTTACCGGGAAGCTGCAGCAATCCAGAATTCACTGCGCGAGAGAATCGATTTTTCTCCCCTTCGCCGGTCGCCGAAAACAGTAGCGGGGGCGGACGTTGCGTATGACAAGAAGACGGATGTGCTGTTTGCCGCAATCGTGGTCATTCGCCTGCCTTCACTTGAAGTGATCGAGGAGACGGTGGTCGAAGGGAAAACGTCATTTCCTTATATCCCGGGACTGCTCAGTTTCAGGGAAGCCCCGATTGTGGCGAAGGCATTCAAGCAACTGACTGTTTCACCGGATGCCCTTATCTGCGATGGCCAGGGGATCGCTCACCCTCGCGGTTTTGGCCTCGCGTCGCACCTCGGCGTGCTGCTTGATATCCCTAGTGTCGGTTGCGCAAAGAGCCGCCTCATCGGAACGTACCGGGAGCCGGGCCCAAACAGGGGCAATTTCACCTTGCTTAAGCGTGAGAAATCCGTCTCAACCGATGAGATTACGAATTCAGTTTACCAGCCCCCGGAAACCATCGGCGCCGTTGTCCGCACGAGAGCCGGCGTCAAACCGGTCTTCGTCTCCGTCGGTCACCGTATCGATCTGCGCGGCGCAATACGCCTCGTCCTGCGCTGCTGTAACGGCTGCCGCATACCCGAACCCACCCGCCGCGCGCATATCCTCGTCAACACCGCCAAAAGAACCGCCCGTCCATTCTAG
- a CDS encoding hydantoinase/oxoprolinase family protein, with amino-acid sequence MRVVGIDTGGTFTDLVLAEGGTLKTKKVPSTPRDPAEALLTGLRLLCEEDGGAALFTLTHGSTVATNSLLERKGATVALITTAGFEDVLLIGRQQRPSLYDLNVEKPAPLIRRENIFGVRERILHDGTVESRPDEREIQEIAQRIMANRCDSIAVCFLHAYRNFENEEFVERRLENLKIPICSSHRVLPEYREYERISTTSVNAFVAPKMDVYIRHIEENISTSSRLRIMQSNGGAISASRARAEAVQTILSGPAAGVVGAFEAARAAGFDKVITFDMGGTSTDVSLCDKRISTRTSSNISGVPIATPVVDIHTVGAGGGSIAWLDSAGSLRVGPKSAGAEPGPVCYGVGSELTVTDANLFLGRMAAERFLGGEMSLDLDRVQYHMLKFSNDLGMSAEQAAEGVLAVANATMERAIRVISVERGHDPRHFTLIAFGGAGPMHACSLACALGIPQIIIPHNAGVLSALGLLMADVKKDLSQTVLIRAEQVDIPRLNQLFAPLEKEAQEIMAGEGFAPNQFRLDGFLDMRYAGQAYEVTVPVAEDFVAIFHQEHFRLYGHSDASRAVELVNIRLTASGIVEPPPFIRGEETDIIAEAAFLGDRQAVFASGVSATPVYDRAELRPGNQLAGPAIVAEAHATTVITPGFTARMDVLGNILIKPAVSA; translated from the coding sequence ATGCGAGTGGTTGGGATTGATACCGGTGGGACGTTTACCGATCTGGTGCTGGCGGAGGGCGGGACTCTTAAGACGAAGAAAGTCCCGTCGACTCCGCGCGATCCTGCCGAGGCCCTTCTGACCGGACTGCGGTTACTATGCGAAGAGGACGGGGGAGCGGCTCTCTTCACGCTCACCCACGGCTCCACCGTTGCCACTAACTCCCTGTTGGAACGGAAGGGGGCGACTGTCGCTCTTATCACGACTGCCGGCTTCGAGGACGTTCTCCTCATCGGCAGGCAGCAGCGCCCGTCGCTTTATGATTTGAACGTCGAAAAACCCGCGCCTCTCATTCGGCGTGAGAACATTTTCGGAGTGCGCGAGCGCATTCTGCATGATGGAACAGTTGAAAGCCGGCCCGATGAAAGGGAGATTCAGGAAATCGCACAGAGGATTATGGCGAATAGGTGCGATTCAATTGCCGTCTGTTTTCTTCACGCGTACCGGAATTTTGAAAACGAGGAGTTTGTAGAGCGGCGCCTGGAAAACCTGAAAATTCCCATTTGCTCATCGCACCGGGTGCTCCCCGAGTATCGGGAATACGAACGTATCAGCACAACGTCGGTCAATGCGTTTGTCGCTCCCAAAATGGATGTATACATCCGGCATATCGAAGAGAACATTTCAACCTCTTCGCGCCTGCGGATCATGCAGTCCAACGGCGGCGCGATTTCGGCCTCCCGCGCGCGTGCAGAGGCGGTTCAAACCATACTTTCCGGGCCCGCCGCCGGTGTGGTCGGCGCTTTCGAAGCAGCCCGAGCAGCGGGATTCGATAAGGTGATCACTTTCGACATGGGCGGCACATCAACCGATGTAAGCTTATGTGATAAAAGGATTTCCACCCGGACAAGCTCCAATATCTCAGGAGTCCCGATAGCCACCCCCGTTGTCGATATCCATACCGTAGGCGCCGGAGGCGGCTCGATAGCGTGGTTGGATTCGGCCGGTTCGCTCAGGGTTGGTCCGAAAAGCGCGGGCGCCGAGCCCGGCCCCGTTTGCTATGGAGTCGGCTCCGAACTGACCGTTACCGATGCGAATCTCTTTTTGGGGAGAATGGCGGCGGAGCGTTTTCTCGGCGGCGAGATGAGTCTCGATCTTGACAGGGTTCAATATCATATGTTAAAATTTTCCAACGACTTAGGAATGTCCGCCGAACAGGCCGCCGAGGGTGTTCTCGCAGTGGCGAACGCGACAATGGAGCGGGCCATCCGCGTCATCTCGGTCGAGCGCGGACACGATCCTCGACATTTCACGCTGATTGCCTTTGGAGGAGCGGGGCCAATGCACGCATGCTCCCTAGCCTGCGCCCTGGGTATTCCTCAAATTATTATTCCTCATAATGCGGGCGTTCTCTCGGCTCTCGGATTACTTATGGCCGATGTGAAGAAGGACCTCTCACAGACTGTCCTCATTCGTGCGGAACAAGTCGACATCCCGCGCCTCAATCAACTTTTTGCCCCTCTGGAAAAAGAAGCGCAAGAAATTATGGCCGGGGAGGGCTTCGCGCCCAACCAGTTCAGGCTGGATGGATTTCTTGATATGCGCTACGCCGGCCAGGCCTACGAGGTGACCGTGCCGGTGGCCGAGGATTTTGTGGCGATCTTCCACCAGGAACATTTCCGCCTTTACGGGCACTCCGATGCCTCTCGCGCCGTTGAATTGGTGAACATTCGATTAACGGCCAGTGGAATCGTCGAGCCGCCGCCGTTCATTCGGGGGGAAGAGACCGACATCATCGCAGAGGCGGCTTTCTTGGGTGATCGTCAGGCTGTTTTCGCCTCTGGAGTTAGCGCCACGCCGGTGTATGACCGGGCAGAACTTCGGCCGGGGAATCAGTTGGCGGGGCCGGCCATTGTCGCCGAAGCCCACGCAACCACGGTCATCACACCTGGTTTCACTGCAAGAATGGATGTTCTTGGGAATATCTTGATTAAACCCGCGGTGTCCGCTTGA
- a CDS encoding HDIG domain-containing protein: MTREEALALVNGKVRTKNLRKHMFATEACMRALAGRLGGDRERWAMAGLLHDLDYDETVNDFSRHGYATCEYLRGTDVPADILDAIMAHTGHTPARTQMDMVLYAVDPLTGFLVAAALMHPSKKIADVDVAFAMNRFKEKRFAAGANRDQMKKCEEFGLRLEEFIRICLEAMQKVSQELGL; encoded by the coding sequence ATGACCAGGGAAGAGGCGCTCGCGCTCGTCAACGGAAAGGTTAGAACGAAAAACTTGCGCAAGCATATGTTTGCGACGGAGGCGTGCATGCGCGCCCTTGCGGGCCGGCTTGGCGGCGACCGGGAGCGATGGGCGATGGCGGGGCTTCTTCACGACCTGGACTACGATGAGACGGTAAACGATTTCTCGCGCCACGGATATGCCACCTGCGAATATCTGCGGGGCACAGACGTGCCCGCCGATATTCTCGATGCCATCATGGCTCATACCGGCCACACTCCGGCTCGAACCCAGATGGATATGGTTCTCTATGCGGTCGATCCGCTGACCGGATTTCTCGTGGCGGCGGCGCTGATGCATCCTTCAAAAAAGATCGCGGATGTCGATGTCGCTTTTGCCATGAACCGATTCAAAGAGAAACGCTTTGCTGCCGGGGCAAATCGGGATCAGATGAAGAAGTGCGAAGAATTTGGCCTTCGGCTCGAAGAATTCATCCGGATTTGTCTTGAAGCTATGCAGAAGGTTTCGCAGGAGCTGGGCCTGTAG
- a CDS encoding hydantoinase B/oxoprolinase family protein, with protein sequence MNLFDPIKLEIFKNLFSSVADEMGVVLQRTGFSPNIKERLDFSCAVFDGAGEMVAQAAHIPVHLGSMPLSVKSAIESLEMEPGDVVILNDPFRGGTHLPDVTMVAPVFLDQNRPQFYVANRAHHADIGGLMPSSMPLSTSIYQEGLIIPPVKLVSRGKIQKDLLSVILANVRTPVEREGDISAQLAACETGSRRLFELHARYGLTELRTAASALMDYAETLMRHTIGGIPDGVYSFEDFLDDDGLGAERIPIRVAVTIQRDTASVDFTGSAPQVAGCVNAVFAITVSCVFYVFRCLTDEMVPSNAGCLRPIRVSVPEHSVVNAAPPAAVVGGNVETSQRIVDVLLGALSAAMPEKIPAASCGSMNNVSIGGYDCIRNRMFTYYETLAGGMGARPQKDGLDAVHTHMTNTMNTPVEVIETTYPLKVVQYAIRPGSGGRGRRNGGNGLVREYELLCASEVSVLSERRLFAPYGIAGGEAGRKGENLIFKDGHWQSLPPKINMQCSAGSRLRIMTPGGGGYG encoded by the coding sequence ATGAACTTGTTCGATCCGATAAAGCTCGAGATTTTCAAGAACCTCTTCAGCTCGGTTGCCGACGAAATGGGCGTTGTGCTGCAGAGAACAGGTTTCTCGCCGAACATAAAAGAGCGCCTGGATTTTTCGTGTGCGGTTTTTGATGGAGCCGGCGAGATGGTCGCTCAGGCCGCCCATATCCCTGTCCATCTCGGCTCGATGCCGCTCTCAGTGAAAAGCGCAATCGAGTCGCTGGAGATGGAACCGGGCGACGTGGTCATCTTGAACGACCCGTTCCGAGGCGGGACGCATTTACCCGATGTGACCATGGTCGCGCCGGTTTTCCTGGACCAAAACCGCCCTCAATTCTACGTGGCCAACCGTGCTCACCATGCCGATATCGGCGGGCTGATGCCGAGTTCGATGCCGCTCTCCACCTCAATCTATCAGGAGGGCTTGATCATTCCGCCCGTCAAGCTGGTGTCACGCGGGAAAATTCAGAAGGACCTGCTTTCGGTCATACTGGCCAACGTGAGGACGCCGGTTGAGCGGGAGGGCGATATATCGGCTCAGCTTGCGGCCTGCGAGACGGGCTCGCGCAGGCTGTTCGAACTGCACGCGCGTTACGGGCTGACCGAGTTGCGGACAGCGGCCTCCGCATTGATGGATTATGCGGAAACCCTGATGCGACACACAATCGGGGGTATTCCGGACGGAGTCTATTCTTTCGAGGATTTCCTGGATGACGACGGCCTTGGCGCCGAAAGAATTCCCATTCGAGTCGCCGTTACCATACAGCGAGATACGGCTTCGGTCGATTTCACCGGAAGCGCTCCTCAGGTCGCCGGCTGCGTGAACGCGGTATTCGCCATTACTGTCTCGTGCGTCTTTTACGTGTTCCGCTGTCTGACGGACGAAATGGTTCCGTCCAATGCCGGCTGCCTCAGACCGATTCGCGTCAGCGTTCCGGAACATTCCGTCGTAAACGCGGCGCCTCCCGCAGCCGTCGTTGGAGGCAATGTGGAAACGTCACAACGTATCGTGGATGTCCTTCTCGGAGCGCTGTCGGCGGCGATGCCCGAAAAAATTCCCGCGGCAAGTTGCGGCAGCATGAATAACGTCTCCATCGGCGGCTACGACTGCATCCGCAATCGGATGTTCACATATTACGAGACGCTGGCAGGAGGCATGGGCGCGCGTCCGCAGAAAGACGGTCTGGATGCAGTCCATACACATATGACCAATACGATGAACACCCCGGTTGAAGTTATCGAAACCACCTACCCACTCAAGGTGGTGCAATATGCGATCAGGCCCGGATCGGGCGGACGCGGTAGGCGCAACGGCGGCAACGGCCTGGTCAGGGAATACGAACTTCTGTGCGCATCGGAGGTTTCGGTTCTGTCTGAGAGACGTCTGTTCGCTCCGTATGGAATCGCAGGCGGCGAGGCCGGTCGAAAGGGCGAAAATCTGATTTTTAAAGACGGTCATTGGCAATCTCTTCCGCCCAAGATCAACATGCAATGCAGCGCGGGGTCCCGCCTGCGGATTATGACGCCTGGAGGAGGCGGGTATGGCTAG